A region of Anolis sagrei isolate rAnoSag1 chromosome 2, rAnoSag1.mat, whole genome shotgun sequence DNA encodes the following proteins:
- the LOC132765787 gene encoding zinc finger protein 160-like isoform X1, translating to MEVSQGPITFEDVAVRFCPEEWVLLSPDQKVLHTQVMEEVRGMVDSLADNWKKSNVYTKHSKHFGHNEDLPRHQQAHSEDGSTARERPYKCNLYGEKQYQCHEYRKCFGQSSNLVRHKTLHTGEEPHQCQECGTCFADSSALVSHKRVHTGEKPYKCYACGKCFASSSALVTHKRVHTGEKPYKCYECGKCFASSSDLVSHKRVHRGEKPYKCHECGKCFAVTSALVSHTRVHTGEKPYKCYECGKCFSMNSHLVSHKRVHTGEKPYKCYECGKCFAVTSALVSHTRVHTGEKPYKCYECGKCFAVTSALVSHKRVHTGEKPYKCYECGKCFTKSSTLVSHKRIHTEEKPYKCYECGKCFGQSSDLVSHKRVHTGEKPYKCHECGKCFASSSYLVRHKRVHTGEKPYKCHECGKCFAQSSHLVSHKRVHTREKPYKCHECGKCFASSSHLVRHKRVHTGEKPYKCYECGKYFAQSSHLVSHKRVHTGEEPYKCYECGKCFASSSHLVRHKRVHTGEKPYKCYECGKYFAQSSHLVSHKRVHTGEEPYKCYECGKCFASRSLLVSHNRLHTEEKPYTCHECGKCFAHSSNLVSHKRLHTRDKP from the coding sequence CAGATAACTGGAAGAAGAGCAATGTATACACCAAACACAGTAAGCATTTTGGGCACAATGAGGACCTTCCTAGACACCAGCAAGCCCACAGTGAAGACGGAAGTACTGCCAGAGAAAGGCCTTACAAATGCAATCTATATGGAGAGAAGCAATACCAATGCCATGAGTATAGGAAATGTTTTGGTCAGAGTTcaaacttggtgaggcacaaaacactccacacaggagaggaGCCACACCAGTGCCAAGAGTGTGGGACATGTTTTGCAGACAGTTCTGCCTtagtgagccacaaaagagtccatacaggagagaagccatacaaatgctatgcatgtgggaaatgttttgcttccagttcagccttggtgaccCACAAAAGagtccatacaggagagaagccatacaaatgctatgaatgtgggaaatgttttgcttccagttcagacttggtgagccacaaaagagtccacagaggagagaagccatacaaatgccatgaatgtgggaaatgttttgctgtgacttcagccttggtgagccacacaagagtccatacaggagagaagccatacaaatgctatgaatgtgggaaatgtttttctatgaattcacacttggtgagccacaaaagagtccacacaggagagaagccatacaaatgctatgaatgtgggaaatgttttgctgtgacttcagccttggtgagccacacaagagtccatacaggagagaagccatacaaatgctatgaatgtgggaaatgttttgctgtgacttcagccttggtgagccacaaaagagtccacacaggagagaagccatacaaatgctatgaatgtgggaaatgtttcactaaaagttcaaccttggtgagccacaaaagaatccacacagaagagaagccgtacaaatgctatgaatgtgggaaatgttttggtcagagttcagacttggtgagccataaaagagtccacacaggagagaagccatacaaatgccatgaatgtgggaaatgttttgcttccagttcatacttggtgaggcacaaaagagtccatacaggagagaagccatacaaatgccatgaatgtgggaaatgttttgctcagagttcacacttggtgagccacaaaagagtccacacaagagagaagccatacaaatgccatgaatgtgggaaatgttttgcttccagttcacacttggtgaggcacaaaagagtccacacaggagagaagccatacaaatgctatgaatgtgggaaatattttgctcagagttcacacttggtgagccacaaaagagtccacacaggagaggaGCCATACAAATGctatgaatgtgggaaatgttttgcttccagttcacacttggtgaggcacaaaagagtccacacaggagagaagccatacaaatgctatgaatgtgggaaatattttgctcagagttcacacttggtgagccacaaaagagtccacacaggagaggaGCCATACAAATGctatgaatgtgggaaatgttttgcttccaggTCACTCTTGGTGAGCCACAATAGACTCCATACAGAAGAGAAGCCATACACATGCcatgaatgtgggaaatgttttgctcacagttcaaacttggtgagccacaaaagactccacacaagAGATAAGCCATAG